A part of Rhinatrema bivittatum chromosome 16, aRhiBiv1.1, whole genome shotgun sequence genomic DNA contains:
- the LOC115077369 gene encoding olfactory receptor 6C4-like, protein MEIISDLGLGNKSRVTEFILQGFGFLNTSELQILSFMALLLIYLLTLTGNSLIIALVCIDSHLHTPMYFFLSNVSFMDIWIITCTIPRMLLDTLSERKSISIAACFTQCYFSFFIGAAEFILLAVMSYDRYLAICRPLHYETIMSGRVCLWLVLICWGSSFLLITIPGIFIMQLSFCGPNIMDKFYCDTGPLLELACSDTQTLTMIVYIFASFLLLSCFFITLISYMCIMSTILRMPSIARHQKAFSTCASHLIVVILSLGSCIFIYVIPHINIKNLNKILELLTTLVTPLLSPVIYTLRNEKVKQIIKDKISKTLRCPTWET, encoded by the coding sequence ATGGAAATTATCTCAGACCTGGGACTTGGAAATAAAAGCAGGGTGACAGAGTTCATTTTGCAGGGATTTGGGTTCCTAAACACTTCTGAACTTCAGATTCTGTCCTTCATGGCTCTCCTCCTGATCTACTTATTGACCCTGACTGGGAACAGTCTGATCATCGCCTTGGTATGCATCGATTCCCACCTTCACacacccatgtacttcttcctcagcaaCGTGTCATTCATGGATATCTGGATCATCACCTGCACTATCCCCAGGATGCTGCTAGACACCTTGTCAGAGAGGAAATCCATTTCCATTGCTGCTTGTTTTACACAATGCTATTTTAGTTTCTTCATAGGAGCAGCAGAGTTTATTCTCCTGGCAGTCATGTCCTATGATCGTTATCTGGCGATCTGCCGTCCACTGCACTATGAGACCATTATGAGCGGTAGAGTTTGCCTATGGCTTGTCCTCATCTGTTGGGGATCCTCTTTCCTGCTGATTACAATTCCTGGCATTTTTATCATGCAGCTATCATTCTGTGGtcctaatatcatggataaattCTATTGTGACACGGGTCCATTGTTGGAACTTGCTTGTTCTGATACCCAAACTCTTACAATGATTGTTTATATATTTGCCTCGTTTTTATTGTTAAGTTGTTTCTTTATTACCCTGATATCCTATATGTGTATCATGTCCACCATCCTGCGTATGCCATCCATTGCGAGGCACCAGAAAGCCTTCTCCACTTGTGCCTCCCATCTCATTGTTGTTATATTGAGCCTTGGAAGTTGCATTTTCATTTATGTGATACCCCACATTAacataaaaaacctaaataaaatacTGGAATTATTAACTACCCTTGTAACCCCCTTACTAAGCCCTGTCATCTATACTCTAAGAAATGAGAAAGTTAAACAGATCATTAAAGACAAAATTAGTAAGACGCTGAGGTGTCCTACTTGGGAgacttag